In a genomic window of Echeneis naucrates chromosome 4, fEcheNa1.1, whole genome shotgun sequence:
- the serbp1a gene encoding SERPINE1 mRNA-binding protein 1 isoform X1: MPGQMQEGFGCAITNRFDQLFDDESDPFELLKQAEVKKKKEASAPGAAKTAAQAAKQPKKESQKDRKVPLADKKEETQAPVTLKKDGAGMRRMGRKPEGDGSRPQGGQGEGRPPTDRRPVDRRPPRRFERPAGDAGEKPEGGEFSVEKPIGDRPMRGRGGGGRGARGGRGRGMGRSDGFDSRGKREFDRHSGSDRSSLKGEDKRGGSGSHNWGTVKDELNELDQSNNTEENPEGEEHPPADSENKENEVEEVKEEGPKEMTLDEWKAMQDKERAKVEFNIRKANEGADWNKGFVLHKSKAEDKKGDLIDPEDESKGDDEHHFRKPANDITSQLEINFGDLGRPGRGRGGPRGGRGGRGRGEATRPVRGGRTDKSSASVPNVDDPEAFPALA; this comes from the exons ATGCCCGGACAAATGCAAGAAGGTTTTGGCTGTGCCATAACCAATCGGTTCGACCAGTTATTTGACGACGAGTCGGATCCGTTTGAGCTGCTGAAGCAGGCcgaagtgaagaagaagaaggaggctTCTGCTCCTGGTGCCGCCAAGACTGCAGCCCAGGCTGCCAAGCAGCCGAAAAAAGAGTcccaaaaagacagaaaggtcCCACTAGCCGACAAGAAGGAGGAGACCCAGGCGCCCGTAACCCTGAAAAAAGATG GTGCTGGCATGAGGAGAATGGGCCGCAAGCCGGAAGGCGATGGCTCCAGACCCCAGGGCGGCCAAGGAGAAGGGCGCCCCCCCACAGACAGACGACCTGTGGACAGACGGCCACCCCGCCGCTTTGAGAGGCCTGCTGGTGATGCTGGCGAGAAGCCTGAGGGCGGCGAATTCTCAGTGGAGAA ACCCATTGGTGACAGGCCGATGAGAGGACGTGGTGGTGGCGGCAGAGGAGCCCGTGGAGGCAGAGGACGTGGCATGGGTCGCAGTGATGGCTTTGATTCCCGAGGAAAACGTGAATTTGATAGACATAGTGGCAGTGACCGATC TAGTCTAAAAGGTGAGGACAAGCGCGGAGGAAGTGGATCTCACAACTGGGGCACTGTCAAAGATGAACTTAA TGAGCTTGACCAATCAAACAACACTGAAGAGAACCCTGAAGGAGAGGAGCATCCACCTGCTGACTCTGAAAACAA GGAGAATGAGGTAGAGGAAGTGAAAGAGGAAGGTCCCAAGGAAATGACTCTGGATGAGTGGAAAGCCATGCAGGACAAGGAACGGGCCAAGGTGGAGTTCAACATCCGTAAGGCCAACGAGGGAGCTGATTGGAACAAAGGCTTTGTGCTGCACAAGTCCAAGGCAGAG GATAAGAAAGGTGATCTGATTGACCCTGAGGATGAGTCTAAG GGAGACGATGAGCATCACTTCCGCAAGCCAGCCAATGACATTACGTCCCAGCTGGAGATCAACTTTGGAGACCTGGGTCGTCCAGGACGCGGACGCGGGGGACCACGTGGTGGCCGGGGTGGTCGTGGCCGCGGCGAAGCCACCAGGCCGGTCCGTGGGGGAAGGACTGACAAG TCATCTGCATCTGTGCCCAATGTGGACGACCCAGAGGCCTTCCCAGCCCTGGCCTAA
- the serbp1a gene encoding SERPINE1 mRNA-binding protein 1 isoform X3, with translation MPGQMQEGFGCAITNRFDQLFDDESDPFELLKQAEVKKKKEASAPGAAKTAAQAAKQPKKESQKDRKVPLADKKEETQAPVTLKKDGAGMRRMGRKPEGDGSRPQGGQGEGRPPTDRRPVDRRPPRRFERPAGDAGEKPEGGEFSVEKPIGDRPMRGRGGGGRGARGGRGRGMGRSDGFDSRGKREFDRHSGSDRSSLKGEDKRGGSGSHNWGTVKDELNELDQSNNTEENPEGEEHPPADSENKENEVEEVKEEGPKEMTLDEWKAMQDKERAKVEFNIRKANEGADWNKGFVLHKSKAEVSQNQMNYDEHHFRKPANDITSQLEINFGDLGRPGRGRGGPRGGRGGRGRGEATRPVRGGRTDKSSASVPNVDDPEAFPALA, from the exons ATGCCCGGACAAATGCAAGAAGGTTTTGGCTGTGCCATAACCAATCGGTTCGACCAGTTATTTGACGACGAGTCGGATCCGTTTGAGCTGCTGAAGCAGGCcgaagtgaagaagaagaaggaggctTCTGCTCCTGGTGCCGCCAAGACTGCAGCCCAGGCTGCCAAGCAGCCGAAAAAAGAGTcccaaaaagacagaaaggtcCCACTAGCCGACAAGAAGGAGGAGACCCAGGCGCCCGTAACCCTGAAAAAAGATG GTGCTGGCATGAGGAGAATGGGCCGCAAGCCGGAAGGCGATGGCTCCAGACCCCAGGGCGGCCAAGGAGAAGGGCGCCCCCCCACAGACAGACGACCTGTGGACAGACGGCCACCCCGCCGCTTTGAGAGGCCTGCTGGTGATGCTGGCGAGAAGCCTGAGGGCGGCGAATTCTCAGTGGAGAA ACCCATTGGTGACAGGCCGATGAGAGGACGTGGTGGTGGCGGCAGAGGAGCCCGTGGAGGCAGAGGACGTGGCATGGGTCGCAGTGATGGCTTTGATTCCCGAGGAAAACGTGAATTTGATAGACATAGTGGCAGTGACCGATC TAGTCTAAAAGGTGAGGACAAGCGCGGAGGAAGTGGATCTCACAACTGGGGCACTGTCAAAGATGAACTTAA TGAGCTTGACCAATCAAACAACACTGAAGAGAACCCTGAAGGAGAGGAGCATCCACCTGCTGACTCTGAAAACAA GGAGAATGAGGTAGAGGAAGTGAAAGAGGAAGGTCCCAAGGAAATGACTCTGGATGAGTGGAAAGCCATGCAGGACAAGGAACGGGCCAAGGTGGAGTTCAACATCCGTAAGGCCAACGAGGGAGCTGATTGGAACAAAGGCTTTGTGCTGCACAAGTCCAAGGCAGAGGTGAGTCAAAATCAGATGAACT ACGATGAGCATCACTTCCGCAAGCCAGCCAATGACATTACGTCCCAGCTGGAGATCAACTTTGGAGACCTGGGTCGTCCAGGACGCGGACGCGGGGGACCACGTGGTGGCCGGGGTGGTCGTGGCCGCGGCGAAGCCACCAGGCCGGTCCGTGGGGGAAGGACTGACAAG TCATCTGCATCTGTGCCCAATGTGGACGACCCAGAGGCCTTCCCAGCCCTGGCCTAA
- the serbp1a gene encoding SERPINE1 mRNA-binding protein 1 isoform X4, with amino-acid sequence MPGQMQEGFGCAITNRFDQLFDDESDPFELLKQAEVKKKKEASAPGAAKTAAQAAKQPKKESQKDRKVPLADKKEETQAPVTLKKDGAGMRRMGRKPEGDGSRPQGGQGEGRPPTDRRPVDRRPPRRFERPAGDAGEKPEGGEFSVEKPIGDRPMRGRGGGGRGARGGRGRGMGRSDGFDSRGKREFDRHSGSDRSKCCFSSLKGEDKRGGSGSHNWGTVKDELNELDQSNNTEENPEGEEHPPADSENKENEVEEVKEEGPKEMTLDEWKAMQDKERAKVEFNIRKANEGADWNKGFVLHKSKAEVSQNQMNYDEHHFRKPANDITSQLEINFGDLGRPGRGRGGPRGGRGGRGRGEATRPVRGGRTDKSSASVPNVDDPEAFPALA; translated from the exons ATGCCCGGACAAATGCAAGAAGGTTTTGGCTGTGCCATAACCAATCGGTTCGACCAGTTATTTGACGACGAGTCGGATCCGTTTGAGCTGCTGAAGCAGGCcgaagtgaagaagaagaaggaggctTCTGCTCCTGGTGCCGCCAAGACTGCAGCCCAGGCTGCCAAGCAGCCGAAAAAAGAGTcccaaaaagacagaaaggtcCCACTAGCCGACAAGAAGGAGGAGACCCAGGCGCCCGTAACCCTGAAAAAAGATG GTGCTGGCATGAGGAGAATGGGCCGCAAGCCGGAAGGCGATGGCTCCAGACCCCAGGGCGGCCAAGGAGAAGGGCGCCCCCCCACAGACAGACGACCTGTGGACAGACGGCCACCCCGCCGCTTTGAGAGGCCTGCTGGTGATGCTGGCGAGAAGCCTGAGGGCGGCGAATTCTCAGTGGAGAA ACCCATTGGTGACAGGCCGATGAGAGGACGTGGTGGTGGCGGCAGAGGAGCCCGTGGAGGCAGAGGACGTGGCATGGGTCGCAGTGATGGCTTTGATTCCCGAGGAAAACGTGAATTTGATAGACATAGTGGCAGTGACCGATC CAAATGTTGTTTCAGTAGTCTAAAAGGTGAGGACAAGCGCGGAGGAAGTGGATCTCACAACTGGGGCACTGTCAAAGATGAACTTAA TGAGCTTGACCAATCAAACAACACTGAAGAGAACCCTGAAGGAGAGGAGCATCCACCTGCTGACTCTGAAAACAA GGAGAATGAGGTAGAGGAAGTGAAAGAGGAAGGTCCCAAGGAAATGACTCTGGATGAGTGGAAAGCCATGCAGGACAAGGAACGGGCCAAGGTGGAGTTCAACATCCGTAAGGCCAACGAGGGAGCTGATTGGAACAAAGGCTTTGTGCTGCACAAGTCCAAGGCAGAGGTGAGTCAAAATCAGATGAACT ACGATGAGCATCACTTCCGCAAGCCAGCCAATGACATTACGTCCCAGCTGGAGATCAACTTTGGAGACCTGGGTCGTCCAGGACGCGGACGCGGGGGACCACGTGGTGGCCGGGGTGGTCGTGGCCGCGGCGAAGCCACCAGGCCGGTCCGTGGGGGAAGGACTGACAAG TCATCTGCATCTGTGCCCAATGTGGACGACCCAGAGGCCTTCCCAGCCCTGGCCTAA
- the serbp1a gene encoding SERPINE1 mRNA-binding protein 1 isoform X2: MPGQMQEGFGCAITNRFDQLFDDESDPFELLKQAEVKKKKEASAPGAAKTAAQAAKQPKKESQKDRKVPLADKKEETQAPVTLKKDGAGMRRMGRKPEGDGSRPQGGQGEGRPPTDRRPVDRRPPRRFERPAGDAGEKPEGGEFSVEKPIGDRPMRGRGGGGRGARGGRGRGMGRSDGFDSRGKREFDRHSGSDRSLKGEDKRGGSGSHNWGTVKDELNELDQSNNTEENPEGEEHPPADSENKENEVEEVKEEGPKEMTLDEWKAMQDKERAKVEFNIRKANEGADWNKGFVLHKSKAEDKKGDLIDPEDESKGDDEHHFRKPANDITSQLEINFGDLGRPGRGRGGPRGGRGGRGRGEATRPVRGGRTDKSSASVPNVDDPEAFPALA, encoded by the exons ATGCCCGGACAAATGCAAGAAGGTTTTGGCTGTGCCATAACCAATCGGTTCGACCAGTTATTTGACGACGAGTCGGATCCGTTTGAGCTGCTGAAGCAGGCcgaagtgaagaagaagaaggaggctTCTGCTCCTGGTGCCGCCAAGACTGCAGCCCAGGCTGCCAAGCAGCCGAAAAAAGAGTcccaaaaagacagaaaggtcCCACTAGCCGACAAGAAGGAGGAGACCCAGGCGCCCGTAACCCTGAAAAAAGATG GTGCTGGCATGAGGAGAATGGGCCGCAAGCCGGAAGGCGATGGCTCCAGACCCCAGGGCGGCCAAGGAGAAGGGCGCCCCCCCACAGACAGACGACCTGTGGACAGACGGCCACCCCGCCGCTTTGAGAGGCCTGCTGGTGATGCTGGCGAGAAGCCTGAGGGCGGCGAATTCTCAGTGGAGAA ACCCATTGGTGACAGGCCGATGAGAGGACGTGGTGGTGGCGGCAGAGGAGCCCGTGGAGGCAGAGGACGTGGCATGGGTCGCAGTGATGGCTTTGATTCCCGAGGAAAACGTGAATTTGATAGACATAGTGGCAGTGACCGATC TCTAAAAGGTGAGGACAAGCGCGGAGGAAGTGGATCTCACAACTGGGGCACTGTCAAAGATGAACTTAA TGAGCTTGACCAATCAAACAACACTGAAGAGAACCCTGAAGGAGAGGAGCATCCACCTGCTGACTCTGAAAACAA GGAGAATGAGGTAGAGGAAGTGAAAGAGGAAGGTCCCAAGGAAATGACTCTGGATGAGTGGAAAGCCATGCAGGACAAGGAACGGGCCAAGGTGGAGTTCAACATCCGTAAGGCCAACGAGGGAGCTGATTGGAACAAAGGCTTTGTGCTGCACAAGTCCAAGGCAGAG GATAAGAAAGGTGATCTGATTGACCCTGAGGATGAGTCTAAG GGAGACGATGAGCATCACTTCCGCAAGCCAGCCAATGACATTACGTCCCAGCTGGAGATCAACTTTGGAGACCTGGGTCGTCCAGGACGCGGACGCGGGGGACCACGTGGTGGCCGGGGTGGTCGTGGCCGCGGCGAAGCCACCAGGCCGGTCCGTGGGGGAAGGACTGACAAG TCATCTGCATCTGTGCCCAATGTGGACGACCCAGAGGCCTTCCCAGCCCTGGCCTAA
- the il12rb2 gene encoding interleukin-12 receptor subunit beta-2 isoform X1: MSQTWSIFITLLAMQLCVGGNFCTIWSSAGDHVQLDSSFKVYCIFNSNCKGLMYRDHPPQPQTHTVLNSTTIYLKVENIKKDRTYSCQCTSPVRDSCGLDLKAGYPPDHPKNISCGYMVMNDESGVLFCAWNKSRETHFRDSSVVWVRTIPRNHIGDAEIHNVLCKKTHELSVNFTVSRSVHLITVWIKSTNPLGSAVSSNISYNLSDIVMPSTPVLGPPKCSSRECIIKVNQTVRTQHMEIQYRSGKQTWTSYPHQSMQLSAVQYPSVSSLEPYRLYHFRVRSKFETGLWSQWSSEISSWTEEEAPSKELDVWYAESGSKSLTVYWKEANMSISRGRILGYKVRVHSSGLDSVIDVGRDVRNYTVQVCAGCEVTLWARNSKGLSPPATITAHHTKDTLAQYVDISVGNHSVAISWRKPEAALLPAGYVVEWYPVGLKMEELRWMRLSRDQTHAVLTDIKQFECYEGVLYGYYDNRTVTRTTFTGVAILESVPEVSPIVEEKVEGLRVEVMWRELPRAQWRGCITNYTIYVEKDRGNLSQSSVAASKRSHVMELSPAVYSLWMTASTARGEGPPCQKIKVYIQEETYLPLLLVSTAVFLLLLLLLCLYQCTSLKKLWACFQCLMLDVVPDPANSKWAKECTQEEGQINLRLQLSNPSIAGDEEEPILVDVEEVPKQNCDISRPTNVFSEVPPQIGLSPTTDGPTQLYPLSTYIKSFSQDSDSSDHTQTSMDTNTTVGYISSHGMGYMEEEEEEEDEDEMMGFLPSQNIFIDTLIFGGKLTLDAVKIEFSGDFFQDS; the protein is encoded by the exons ATGTCTCAAACATGGTCCATCTTCATTACACTGCTGGCGATGCAGCTTTGTGTAG GAGGCAATTTCTGCACAATCTGGTCCAGTGCTGGAGATCATGTGCAGCTAGACTCCAGTTTTAAAGTCTACTGCATCTTCAACTCAAACTGCAAGGGACTTATGTACAGGGACCATCCACcccagccacagacacacacagtgctgaaTTCAACAACCATTTATCTAAAAGTGGAGAACATAAAGAAGGACAGAACTTACAGCTGCCAGTGTACTTCTCCAGTCCGAGACTCCTGCGGATTGGACCTCAAAGCTGGAT ATCCACCAGATCACCCTAAAAACATTTCATGCGGCTACATGGTCATGAATGATGAAAGTGGGGTTCTGTTTTGTGCTTGGAACAAAAGCCGGGAAACGCATTTCAGAGACAGTTCAGTGGTGTG GGTGAGAACAATACCCAGAAATCACATTGGTGACGCAGAGATCCACAATGTCCTCTGTAAGAAAACTCATGAACTGTCAGTAAATTTCACCGTGTCCAGATCTGTCCACCTCATCACTGTGTGGATCAAATCCACAAACCCACTGGGCTCTGCAGTGTCATCCAACATCAGCTACAATCTCAGTGACATTG TGATGCCATCGACTCCTGTTCTTGGCCCACCCAAGTGCTCGTCCCGGGAGTGTATTATCAAAGTGAACCAGACTGTGAGGACTCAGCACATGGAGATCCAATACAGATCGGGAAAACAGACATGGACATCTTATCCACATCAA AGCATGCAGCTGAGTGCAGTTCAGTACCCGTCCGTCTCATCTCTGGAGCCGTACAGATTGTACCATTTCAGAGTGCGATCCAAATTTGAGACTGGCCTGTGGAGCCAGTGGAGCTCAGAGATTTCCAGCTGGACTGAAGAGGAGG ctCCTTCAAAAGAGTTGGACGTCTGGTACGCTGAATCCGGCTCAAAATCCCTGACAGTTTACTGGAAG GAAGCCAACATGTCCATCTCTAGGGGGAGAATCTTGGGTTACAAAGTCAGAGTCCACAGCTCTGGATTGGACAGTGTCATTGATGTGGGTCGTGATGTCAGGAACTATACAGTCCAGGTGTGTGCCGGGTGTGAAGTGACACTGTGGGCTCGTAACTCCAAAGGGCTGTCTCCTCCTGCTACAATTACGGCACATCATacaaaag ACACCCTCGCTCAGTATGTTGACATTTCGGTGGGCAACCACAGTGTCGCCATCTCCTGGAGGAAGCCTGAAGCTGCACTGCTGCCTGCAGGGTATGTGGTGGAGTGGTACCCAGTGGGGCTCAAGATGGAGGAGCTCAGATGGATGAGGCTGAGCAGGGATCAAACCCATGCAGTCCTTACAG ACATTAAACAATTCGAGTGCTACGAAGGAGTCCTGTATGGTTACTATGACAACCGCACAGTTACTCGGACCACGTTCACAGGTGTCGCTATTTTGGAATCAG TCCCTGAGGTCAGTCCAATTGTGGAAGAGAAAGTTGAGGGACTCAGAGTGGAGGTGATGTGGCGGGAGCTTCCCAGAGCGCAGTGGAGGGGTTGTATTACCAACTACACCATCTACGtagagaaggacagaggaaatcTGTCACAGA GCTCTGTAGCAGCGTCAAAGAGGTCGCATGTGATGGAGCTGTCTCCAGCAGTCTACAGTCTGTGGATGACAGCATCCACTGCTAGAGGAGAAGGCCCACCCTGCCAAAAAATTAAGGTCTACATTCAGG AAGAAACTTACCTGCCGCTCTTACTGGTGTCTACGGCCGTCTTCCTGcttttgctgcttttgctgTGCCTGTATCAGTGTACATCATTGAAGAA GTTGTGGGCGTGTTTCCAGTGCCTCATGCTCGATGTCGTGCCAGATCCTGCAAACAGCAAATGGGCAAAAGAGTGTACGCAGGAGGAG GGCCAGATtaacctgaggctgcagctgagcaACCCCAGCATAGCCGGCGATGAAGAGGAGCCCATCCTGGTGGACGTGGAGGAAGTGCCTAAGCAGAACTGTGACATCTCCAGACCCACAAATGTCTTTTCTGAGGTCCCTCCTCAGATCGGCCTTAGCCCAACGACTGACGGACCCACACAGCTGTACCCTCTGAGCACCTACATCAAGAGCTTCTCCCAAGACTCAGACAGCTCAGACCACACACAGACCTCtatggacacaaacacaaccgtCGGCTACATCTCATCACACGGGATGGGATatatggaggaggaggaggaagaggaggacgaggatGAGATGATGGGGTTCCTCCCTAGTCAAAACATCTTCATAGACACGTTAATTTTTGGAGGAAAGTTGACCCTGGACGCGGTCAAAATTGAATTCAGCGGTGACTTCTTTCAGGACAGTTAG
- the il12rb2 gene encoding interleukin-12 receptor subunit beta-2 isoform X2: protein MYRDHPPQPQTHTVLNSTTIYLKVENIKKDRTYSCQCTSPVRDSCGLDLKAGYPPDHPKNISCGYMVMNDESGVLFCAWNKSRETHFRDSSVVWVRTIPRNHIGDAEIHNVLCKKTHELSVNFTVSRSVHLITVWIKSTNPLGSAVSSNISYNLSDIVMPSTPVLGPPKCSSRECIIKVNQTVRTQHMEIQYRSGKQTWTSYPHQSMQLSAVQYPSVSSLEPYRLYHFRVRSKFETGLWSQWSSEISSWTEEEAPSKELDVWYAESGSKSLTVYWKEANMSISRGRILGYKVRVHSSGLDSVIDVGRDVRNYTVQVCAGCEVTLWARNSKGLSPPATITAHHTKDTLAQYVDISVGNHSVAISWRKPEAALLPAGYVVEWYPVGLKMEELRWMRLSRDQTHAVLTDIKQFECYEGVLYGYYDNRTVTRTTFTGVAILESVPEVSPIVEEKVEGLRVEVMWRELPRAQWRGCITNYTIYVEKDRGNLSQSSVAASKRSHVMELSPAVYSLWMTASTARGEGPPCQKIKVYIQEETYLPLLLVSTAVFLLLLLLLCLYQCTSLKKLWACFQCLMLDVVPDPANSKWAKECTQEEGQINLRLQLSNPSIAGDEEEPILVDVEEVPKQNCDISRPTNVFSEVPPQIGLSPTTDGPTQLYPLSTYIKSFSQDSDSSDHTQTSMDTNTTVGYISSHGMGYMEEEEEEEDEDEMMGFLPSQNIFIDTLIFGGKLTLDAVKIEFSGDFFQDS, encoded by the exons ATGTACAGGGACCATCCACcccagccacagacacacacagtgctgaaTTCAACAACCATTTATCTAAAAGTGGAGAACATAAAGAAGGACAGAACTTACAGCTGCCAGTGTACTTCTCCAGTCCGAGACTCCTGCGGATTGGACCTCAAAGCTGGAT ATCCACCAGATCACCCTAAAAACATTTCATGCGGCTACATGGTCATGAATGATGAAAGTGGGGTTCTGTTTTGTGCTTGGAACAAAAGCCGGGAAACGCATTTCAGAGACAGTTCAGTGGTGTG GGTGAGAACAATACCCAGAAATCACATTGGTGACGCAGAGATCCACAATGTCCTCTGTAAGAAAACTCATGAACTGTCAGTAAATTTCACCGTGTCCAGATCTGTCCACCTCATCACTGTGTGGATCAAATCCACAAACCCACTGGGCTCTGCAGTGTCATCCAACATCAGCTACAATCTCAGTGACATTG TGATGCCATCGACTCCTGTTCTTGGCCCACCCAAGTGCTCGTCCCGGGAGTGTATTATCAAAGTGAACCAGACTGTGAGGACTCAGCACATGGAGATCCAATACAGATCGGGAAAACAGACATGGACATCTTATCCACATCAA AGCATGCAGCTGAGTGCAGTTCAGTACCCGTCCGTCTCATCTCTGGAGCCGTACAGATTGTACCATTTCAGAGTGCGATCCAAATTTGAGACTGGCCTGTGGAGCCAGTGGAGCTCAGAGATTTCCAGCTGGACTGAAGAGGAGG ctCCTTCAAAAGAGTTGGACGTCTGGTACGCTGAATCCGGCTCAAAATCCCTGACAGTTTACTGGAAG GAAGCCAACATGTCCATCTCTAGGGGGAGAATCTTGGGTTACAAAGTCAGAGTCCACAGCTCTGGATTGGACAGTGTCATTGATGTGGGTCGTGATGTCAGGAACTATACAGTCCAGGTGTGTGCCGGGTGTGAAGTGACACTGTGGGCTCGTAACTCCAAAGGGCTGTCTCCTCCTGCTACAATTACGGCACATCATacaaaag ACACCCTCGCTCAGTATGTTGACATTTCGGTGGGCAACCACAGTGTCGCCATCTCCTGGAGGAAGCCTGAAGCTGCACTGCTGCCTGCAGGGTATGTGGTGGAGTGGTACCCAGTGGGGCTCAAGATGGAGGAGCTCAGATGGATGAGGCTGAGCAGGGATCAAACCCATGCAGTCCTTACAG ACATTAAACAATTCGAGTGCTACGAAGGAGTCCTGTATGGTTACTATGACAACCGCACAGTTACTCGGACCACGTTCACAGGTGTCGCTATTTTGGAATCAG TCCCTGAGGTCAGTCCAATTGTGGAAGAGAAAGTTGAGGGACTCAGAGTGGAGGTGATGTGGCGGGAGCTTCCCAGAGCGCAGTGGAGGGGTTGTATTACCAACTACACCATCTACGtagagaaggacagaggaaatcTGTCACAGA GCTCTGTAGCAGCGTCAAAGAGGTCGCATGTGATGGAGCTGTCTCCAGCAGTCTACAGTCTGTGGATGACAGCATCCACTGCTAGAGGAGAAGGCCCACCCTGCCAAAAAATTAAGGTCTACATTCAGG AAGAAACTTACCTGCCGCTCTTACTGGTGTCTACGGCCGTCTTCCTGcttttgctgcttttgctgTGCCTGTATCAGTGTACATCATTGAAGAA GTTGTGGGCGTGTTTCCAGTGCCTCATGCTCGATGTCGTGCCAGATCCTGCAAACAGCAAATGGGCAAAAGAGTGTACGCAGGAGGAG GGCCAGATtaacctgaggctgcagctgagcaACCCCAGCATAGCCGGCGATGAAGAGGAGCCCATCCTGGTGGACGTGGAGGAAGTGCCTAAGCAGAACTGTGACATCTCCAGACCCACAAATGTCTTTTCTGAGGTCCCTCCTCAGATCGGCCTTAGCCCAACGACTGACGGACCCACACAGCTGTACCCTCTGAGCACCTACATCAAGAGCTTCTCCCAAGACTCAGACAGCTCAGACCACACACAGACCTCtatggacacaaacacaaccgtCGGCTACATCTCATCACACGGGATGGGATatatggaggaggaggaggaagaggaggacgaggatGAGATGATGGGGTTCCTCCCTAGTCAAAACATCTTCATAGACACGTTAATTTTTGGAGGAAAGTTGACCCTGGACGCGGTCAAAATTGAATTCAGCGGTGACTTCTTTCAGGACAGTTAG